A genomic window from Shewanella vesiculosa includes:
- a CDS encoding RNA-binding S4 domain-containing protein, with the protein MTTQTQAFALLQGDEFVELYKVLKVLGLVNGGGEAKHVITEGQVTVNGEVDTRKRKKCVVGDMVSFNGTTIEIVPAE; encoded by the coding sequence GTGACGACTCAAACTCAAGCGTTTGCATTACTTCAAGGTGATGAATTCGTAGAACTGTACAAAGTACTCAAAGTACTTGGTTTAGTTAACGGTGGTGGTGAAGCAAAGCATGTCATTACCGAAGGTCAGGTTACCGTTAATGGTGAAGTTGATACGCGTAAACGTAAAAAGTGTGTTGTTGGCGATATGGTATCGTTCAATGGTACAACAATTGAAATTGTTCCAGCAGAGTAA
- the sbcD gene encoding exonuclease subunit SbcD, whose amino-acid sequence MRIIHTSDWHLGQYFYGKSRAAEHQAFMAWLLEQIDLHQVDALIVAGDIFDTGTPPSYARALYNQFIVQIQQTGCQLILLGGNHDSVSTLNESKNLLACLNTVVIPGALERVEEHVFTLNNRMGEVGAILCALPFLRPRDVVLSESGESSIDKQRKLGDAISELYQSCFEQAKLVNTRLATPVPIIATGHLTTVGASTSESVRDIYIGSLDAFNAALFPAADYIALGHIHRPQVVAKSAHIRYSGSPIALSFDELSSDNTPNKSVFLVEFSHAALSQVTPLLVPIFQPMQVLKGDLDSIEQQISAFAVQADATTMTWLSIEVSQQDYLSDLQSRIADMTQGQAVEVLQLKRARSQRQQHIKQLDNETLSELSVDEVFARRLAQETFDSELQQAQLGRIKQRFSQVVAEVESERHTQETAASHVLQETMSHQVNTEVVTQSATDGEQS is encoded by the coding sequence ATGCGCATTATTCACACATCAGATTGGCACCTCGGTCAATATTTTTATGGCAAAAGCCGCGCAGCCGAGCATCAAGCTTTTATGGCATGGTTACTTGAGCAAATCGACCTTCATCAAGTTGATGCCCTTATTGTTGCGGGCGATATTTTCGATACTGGCACGCCGCCAAGCTATGCCCGCGCCTTATATAATCAATTCATTGTTCAAATTCAACAAACAGGTTGTCAGCTAATTTTACTGGGTGGTAATCACGATTCAGTATCAACCTTAAATGAATCTAAAAATCTGTTAGCCTGCCTTAATACCGTGGTTATCCCAGGGGCTCTCGAACGTGTTGAAGAGCATGTCTTTACCCTAAATAATCGCATGGGTGAAGTGGGGGCTATTTTATGTGCGCTACCTTTTTTACGTCCACGAGATGTGGTGTTAAGTGAATCTGGTGAATCTTCAATCGATAAACAACGCAAATTAGGTGATGCCATTAGTGAGCTCTATCAAAGTTGTTTTGAGCAAGCAAAGCTTGTTAATACAAGGCTGGCAACACCAGTGCCTATTATTGCGACCGGCCATTTAACCACTGTTGGTGCAAGTACTTCTGAATCCGTACGTGATATTTATATTGGCAGTTTAGATGCTTTTAACGCGGCACTTTTTCCGGCAGCAGATTACATTGCCTTAGGCCACATTCATCGGCCACAAGTGGTGGCGAAATCTGCCCATATTCGTTATAGCGGCTCACCTATTGCACTCAGTTTTGATGAGCTATCAAGCGACAATACGCCAAATAAATCGGTATTTCTGGTTGAGTTTAGCCATGCCGCACTCAGCCAGGTTACGCCGTTGCTTGTACCCATTTTTCAGCCGATGCAGGTGCTCAAAGGCGACTTAGACAGTATTGAACAACAGATAAGTGCATTTGCTGTGCAAGCCGATGCCACAACCATGACTTGGTTAAGCATTGAAGTCTCGCAGCAAGATTACCTCTCAGATCTGCAATCGCGTATCGCCGACATGACTCAAGGTCAAGCGGTTGAGGTATTGCAATTAAAACGTGCCCGTAGCCAACGTCAACAACATATTAAACAGTTAGATAATGAAACCTTATCAGAGTTAAGTGTTGATGAGGTCTTTGCTCGACGTTTAGCCCAAGAAACATTTGATAGTGAGTTGCAGCAGGCGCAGTTAGGTCGCATTAAGCAGCGCTTTAGCCAAGTGGTTGCTGAGGTTGAGTCTGAACGACATACTCAAGAAACCGCTGCAAGTCATGTGTTGCAAGAGACTATGTCTCATCAGGTTAACACTGAGGTTGTTACACAAAGTGCGACAGACGGTGAACAGTCATGA
- a CDS encoding ribonuclease E inhibitor RraB, producing the protein MQFPEDDNGQMLAAMADAGIDLTKSIEVDFFLVFDDQRDAESALEALSQTDMQGELELNFDEENTKWEVIVCLQMVPEYAALVGKETELNSFAQEFDGISDGWGVMQNQGGDNEFADDDHVHGEHCKH; encoded by the coding sequence ATGCAATTCCCAGAAGATGATAATGGCCAAATGTTGGCAGCAATGGCGGATGCCGGTATTGATCTTACTAAGTCAATAGAAGTCGATTTCTTCTTAGTGTTTGATGATCAACGTGATGCAGAGTCAGCGTTAGAGGCATTAAGCCAAACCGATATGCAAGGCGAGCTTGAGCTAAATTTTGATGAAGAAAACACTAAGTGGGAAGTGATTGTTTGCTTGCAAATGGTGCCAGAATACGCGGCACTGGTTGGTAAAGAGACCGAGTTAAATAGCTTTGCGCAAGAATTTGACGGTATTTCTGATGGTTGGGGCGTAATGCAAAATCAAGGTGGCGATAATGAATTTGCTGATGATGACCATGTACACGGTGAGCATTGTAAACACTAA
- a CDS encoding SDR family oxidoreductase encodes MNTITIIGCGWFGFPLATQLVKQGFKVKASKRDPDDLAQLQQAGIEAFQLDLAHIIADAKHSSLFDADAIVINIPPGLRRGDTDYLAYLTQLKNFIGERQYQKVIFISTTGVYPSLDQTVTEHDAAVFNDSSDILLQAEAIFSAMQNSCIVRFSGLVGPKRHPGRFFAGKTDVSGANVAVNLVHLDDCIAAVSLILSRKDTSAIYNLTANEHPTRGEFYVAATKHLGLIAPQFNQQEQPSKIIDGQLISHQLGFEYAFSSPFKMLDAC; translated from the coding sequence ATGAATACAATTACCATTATCGGATGTGGTTGGTTTGGTTTCCCACTAGCCACACAGTTAGTTAAACAAGGTTTCAAGGTAAAAGCTTCAAAGCGTGATCCTGATGATTTAGCTCAGTTACAGCAAGCGGGTATCGAGGCTTTTCAACTCGATTTGGCCCATATTATTGCTGATGCAAAACACTCATCTTTATTCGATGCCGATGCGATCGTGATTAATATACCGCCTGGACTAAGGCGCGGTGATACTGACTATCTTGCTTATTTAACTCAATTGAAAAACTTTATCGGTGAACGCCAATACCAAAAAGTGATTTTTATCAGTACGACAGGGGTTTATCCGTCGCTAGATCAAACCGTCACCGAACATGATGCGGCGGTATTTAATGATAGCAGTGATATTTTATTACAAGCAGAAGCGATATTTTCTGCAATGCAAAACAGCTGTATTGTGCGATTTTCAGGCTTAGTTGGACCCAAACGTCATCCTGGACGTTTTTTTGCGGGTAAAACCGATGTGAGTGGTGCCAATGTTGCGGTAAATTTAGTGCATTTAGATGACTGTATTGCTGCCGTTAGCTTGATTTTGTCACGTAAAGATACCTCAGCTATTTATAATCTTACTGCAAATGAGCATCCTACTCGCGGTGAATTTTATGTTGCTGCGACCAAGCATCTGGGATTAATTGCGCCGCAGTTTAATCAACAGGAACAACCCAGTAAAATTATCGACGGTCAATTAATCAGCCATCAGTTAGGCTTTGAATATGCCTTTAGTAGTCCATTTAAAATGCTTGATGCTTGCTAA
- a CDS encoding SDR family NAD(P)-dependent oxidoreductase: MIVITGASSGLGAALTHLYAAEKHSLLITGRSEQKLANVMADLTPLEQANVTAHAADLCVAQDVSDLFSRLSTPPSRVIHCAGSGYFGPIEQQSPHAINQLINNNLTSSILLLRELVSRYRHHKVTVVVVMSTAAQAGKANESTYCAVKWAVKGLLESLRLELKDSPMKLVAVYPGGMATDFWQTSGKDIDTSSFMTAAEAATMLKQALIATEHGYVSDITLNRS, from the coding sequence ATGATTGTTATTACCGGCGCGAGCAGCGGCTTAGGTGCCGCATTGACCCATCTTTACGCTGCAGAAAAACACAGTCTGTTGATCACTGGTCGCAGTGAGCAAAAATTGGCTAATGTCATGGCAGACTTAACCCCACTTGAACAAGCTAATGTAACCGCTCACGCAGCAGACTTATGTGTGGCACAGGATGTTAGTGATTTATTTTCGCGTTTATCGACGCCGCCTAGTCGGGTAATTCATTGTGCAGGTAGTGGTTACTTTGGCCCAATTGAACAACAATCTCCACATGCGATTAATCAACTAATTAACAATAACCTCACCTCAAGCATTCTACTATTACGAGAGCTAGTAAGTCGTTATCGTCATCACAAGGTGACGGTTGTTGTAGTCATGTCGACGGCAGCACAGGCTGGCAAAGCGAATGAGTCAACCTATTGTGCGGTTAAGTGGGCGGTAAAAGGGTTGCTTGAATCCTTGCGACTAGAATTAAAAGACAGTCCCATGAAATTAGTTGCCGTTTATCCCGGAGGCATGGCAACCGACTTTTGGCAAACCAGTGGCAAAGACATCGATACCTCAAGCTTTATGACTGCAGCAGAAGCAGCCACAATGCTTAAGCAAGCTTTAATCGCTACTGAGCATGGTTATGTGTCGGACATTACCCTTAATCGTAGTTAA
- a CDS encoding HD-GYP domain-containing protein: MAKAELLKIPVSQMVLGLTVKLPLSWTSHPFFRSKVKLEKQVQIEMIKGLDLSYVYVIEGHDLLPQIAEPEDIELPEEVVDEEIDYRPLAKKSMRVSQQHFLKSVNDSRTVFGKIVSDPEGAYREAATLVEDLVDHLYESETPHLTLVGSGETDISVTQHGISVAVISMLIAHTLSLTKSEVRDIALGSLFHDIGKLKVPETIRRKRGELTDHESNFLKMHPNFGYDILNRTGLFPEAMLDIVLHHHEFIDGSGFPNHLTEAKILQTTQIVSLANSYEILLHQHQSPQIALAILFKTQSSKHSNNLISVLVKILGIYPPGTIVRLTDDNIAKVMMTTTDVKQPHVWSCHDSGSEPSFRFLIDEDVQIKEVIKLEDLSEGAIKTLQANSPISFYFNHFNH, from the coding sequence TTGGCTAAAGCAGAATTACTAAAAATACCTGTTTCGCAAATGGTGCTCGGGTTAACCGTTAAGCTGCCTTTATCTTGGACTAGCCATCCTTTTTTCCGCAGTAAAGTTAAGCTTGAAAAACAAGTCCAAATTGAGATGATAAAAGGTCTCGATTTGTCATACGTTTATGTGATTGAAGGTCATGATTTATTGCCGCAAATTGCAGAACCTGAAGACATCGAATTACCTGAAGAAGTGGTTGATGAAGAAATCGATTATCGGCCATTAGCAAAAAAGAGTATGCGCGTTAGCCAACAACATTTTCTTAAATCAGTTAATGATAGTCGAACCGTGTTTGGCAAAATCGTTAGCGATCCTGAAGGTGCTTATCGGGAAGCGGCCACTTTAGTCGAAGATTTAGTTGATCATTTGTATGAAAGCGAAACCCCTCATTTAACTTTAGTGGGCAGCGGTGAAACCGATATCAGCGTCACACAGCACGGTATTTCAGTGGCGGTTATTTCTATGCTGATTGCTCATACTTTATCACTGACTAAAAGTGAGGTGCGTGACATTGCATTAGGCAGTTTGTTTCATGATATCGGTAAACTCAAAGTGCCTGAAACCATTAGGCGCAAGCGGGGTGAATTAACCGATCACGAAAGTAACTTTTTGAAAATGCATCCTAACTTTGGTTATGACATTCTTAATCGAACCGGATTGTTTCCTGAAGCCATGCTGGATATTGTGCTGCATCATCACGAGTTTATTGATGGCAGTGGATTTCCTAATCATTTAACCGAAGCAAAAATTTTACAGACAACCCAAATAGTGTCTTTGGCCAATAGTTATGAAATCCTCTTACATCAACATCAGAGTCCACAAATTGCACTGGCCATATTATTTAAAACTCAAAGCAGTAAGCACAGTAACAATTTGATTTCGGTGTTAGTTAAAATATTAGGTATTTATCCACCAGGCACAATAGTGCGCTTAACCGACGATAATATTGCCAAGGTGATGATGACGACTACCGACGTCAAACAACCTCATGTATGGTCCTGCCATGACAGCGGTTCAGAGCCAAGCTTTCGATTTTTAATTGATGAAGATGTGCAAATAAAAGAAGTCATTAAGCTAGAAGACTTATCAGAAGGCGCGATTAAAACATTACAAGCCAACAGCCCAATCAGCTTTTATTTTAACCACTTTAATCACTAA
- a CDS encoding DUF2919 domain-containing protein — translation MNFSNITWLDDRGHIKPPLFLYLILVFLARGWCIFIASLTQFNDRAGLVRLFYPEKSDFVLALIAGVGAVLLYGLIIAERKRSWPILIPLFKNSGWFLWALLILDGIFLFQRMMHDDFLFKIGYSIDALFLFWSVIYVLKSKRLYYYFADWTEDETEAQVATSSIDESKQDTK, via the coding sequence GTGAATTTTAGTAATATTACTTGGCTTGATGATCGCGGTCATATTAAACCACCGTTGTTTTTGTATTTAATCTTAGTTTTTTTAGCCCGCGGTTGGTGTATTTTTATCGCCTCACTCACTCAGTTTAATGACCGCGCGGGTTTAGTTCGGTTGTTTTATCCTGAAAAAAGCGACTTTGTCTTAGCATTAATTGCTGGCGTTGGCGCCGTGTTGCTTTATGGACTTATTATTGCCGAACGAAAACGCAGTTGGCCGATACTCATTCCACTGTTTAAGAACAGTGGTTGGTTTTTATGGGCATTGCTTATCCTTGATGGCATATTTTTATTCCAGCGGATGATGCACGATGACTTTTTGTTTAAAATTGGCTATTCGATTGACGCACTTTTTCTTTTTTGGTCAGTGATTTATGTATTAAAGTCAAAACGATTATACTACTACTTTGCCGATTGGACTGAAGATGAGACCGAGGCGCAAGTTGCAACGTCATCAATAGATGAGAGTAAACAAGATACGAAATAA